The nucleotide sequence CAAAGGGGTTTCCCTTAAAATCCATATCCAGTCCGGCCACTACGACACGCACCCCCTTATTGGCCAAATCGTTACAGACCGTAACAATTTCATCATCGAAAAATTGGGCCTCATCTATACCGATAACATCGCAAGTATCGCCCAAGATGCGAATGTTTGCCGCAGCCGGTACCGGTGTCGACCTAATTTCGTTCGCATCGTGGCTCACCACCATACTTTCATCGTAGCGATTATCTACGGTAGGCTTAAAGATTTCCACCTTTTGCTTGGCAAATTGGGCACGTTTTAGCCTACGTATAAGTTCTTCGGTCTTTCCTGAGAACATCGATCCGCAGATAACCTCTATCCAACCGAATTGTTCTTTATGATTAACAGTATTTTCGAGAAACATTTTGTAATTTTAGACGAAAATACAGGGCTTTTCGTTCTTATTATTAGAGAACTTATCACGAGTTGTTCTTTTACTCCATAAAAAATCCCCGTGTTAAGTCCTAAACTATAGTTTTACAAAGATAGAGATACCTTTTTTACCCGAACTCGGGAGAATAAAAAAAATTGACCGATGAAGAAAAAATTAAAGGAAGAACTGAGAAAATTATCTACGGAAATCATTACGTCCCGCGATATGGACCTTAGTAAAATGTACGATGCCGCAAAAGGTCTGTATGAAAAGCTTGCCGTTCTGAAATACATCGAAGAGAAGTTGAACGATATTGAAATAGACGTATCGAAAAACGTCATTGCACAGAAATTCGAAAAAATGGCCAATGCCGTGCTGAACGAAAATGCCTCGGTACCCGAGAGCAACCCACATGAGGAAGACATCATCATCCCTGGCATGGATACCATTAAGGACATTGTATCGGAGATGCCCAACCATGAAGAGCGCGTAGACGAGGTTTTAGAGGAGTTCTTGTCAAAACCCGATTATATGAAGAACGACAAGGAGCTTTTTGAACCACAAACCCCCGCCGTTCCCGTCCACAATGGGTCTTCCCCTAAAAAGGAGGTGCACACCAAGTCCTTAAACGACAAACTATCTACCAAAGAACTTAAGATCGACCTAAACAATAGGCTCGCCTTTGTAAAGCATCTTTTTAATGGTAGTACGGAAGATTACAATCGTGTTTTATCGCAATTGAACACCATTGACAGTGAAGAACGTTCCTTATCGTTTATAGAAAACATGGTAAAACCGGATTACAACAACTGGGTCGGAAAAGAAGAATACGCCCAGCGCTTCATGCAGTTCATTGAACGGAAATTTTCTTGATTTTGTCCGGGACACAGGTGAAACATTGGGTTCTTTAGGGCAGTACGTCGTTTTTTGAGGCAAAACCAGTCCTGTTTTCAACCTAAATATCTATTTTAGGGTGAAAATTGCCGCGCCATGAAAACACAACAATCAATTTACTGGTCAGCCCTTTTGGTTTTGACTGGAATAATGCTGTTTTCGGTATATAAATATTTCACTCAGTACGAAATGATATCCGGCTTTTTTGAACACCTAAACTATCCCACCTATCTTATTTACCCTTTGGCCATCGCTAAAATATTAGGCCTTATAGCCATATGGGGCAATTTCTCGCCTTGGCTTAAAGAATGGGCCTATGCCGGTTTCTTTTTTGATACGCTTTTGGCGTTCTTTGCACATTATATAACCGACGGCCATAATTATCTTTTCGCCTTTATCGGGCTTATAGCCACATTGAGCGCATATTTTATGGGCAGAGAGTTACGACCTTAAATTCTATGGGAAAATTATATTTGGTGCCGACACCTATCGGTAATCTTGAGGATATGACCTTGCGTGCCATTCGCATTCTGAAGGAAGTGGACTGTATTCTGGCAGAAGACACACGAACAAGCGGAAAGCTGCTACAGCACTTTGAAATTGCCACCCCCATGCAAAGTCACCATATGCACAATGAGCACAAGACCGTAGACACCATTGTCAAGCGTTTACAGACCGGTGAGACCATTGCCCTAATTTCCGACGCGGGAACTCCGGCCATATCTGACCCCGGTTTTTTACTGACCCGCGCCTGTGTTGAAAAAAACATAGAGGTAGAATGCCTGCCCGGGGCTACCGCCTTTGTTCCCGCACTGGTCAATAGCGGCCTACCGAACGATAAATTTGTTTTCGAAGGATTTCTACCTCCGAAAAAAGGAAGACAGACCCGATTGAAATTATTGGCGGAAGAAACCCGAACCATTATTTTCTATGAATCGCC is from Zobellia galactanivorans and encodes:
- a CDS encoding thymidine kinase, which codes for MFLENTVNHKEQFGWIEVICGSMFSGKTEELIRRLKRAQFAKQKVEIFKPTVDNRYDESMVVSHDANEIRSTPVPAAANIRILGDTCDVIGIDEAQFFDDEIVTVCNDLANKGVRVVVAGLDMDFKGNPFGPMPALMATAEYVTKVHAICTRTGNLANYSYRKSSNDNLVLLGETEEYEPLSRAAYYKARLKEKVKHLNVDSEEVSSSNKDADDKNG
- a CDS encoding DoxX family protein, whose amino-acid sequence is MKTQQSIYWSALLVLTGIMLFSVYKYFTQYEMISGFFEHLNYPTYLIYPLAIAKILGLIAIWGNFSPWLKEWAYAGFFFDTLLAFFAHYITDGHNYLFAFIGLIATLSAYFMGRELRP
- the rsmI gene encoding 16S rRNA (cytidine(1402)-2'-O)-methyltransferase yields the protein MGKLYLVPTPIGNLEDMTLRAIRILKEVDCILAEDTRTSGKLLQHFEIATPMQSHHMHNEHKTVDTIVKRLQTGETIALISDAGTPAISDPGFLLTRACVEKNIEVECLPGATAFVPALVNSGLPNDKFVFEGFLPPKKGRQTRLKLLAEETRTIIFYESPYKLVKTLGQFAEYFGEDRQISVSRELTKLYEETLRGTSEELVRHFTEKPPKGEIVIVVAGKK